One genomic window of Branchiostoma lanceolatum isolate klBraLanc5 chromosome 5, klBraLanc5.hap2, whole genome shotgun sequence includes the following:
- the LOC136434784 gene encoding protein LLP homolog, which translates to MAKSMRSKRKRAFRALKREKYAKKELVKLKQLLGVGDQEMKEAGSSQSEGTAAEKSTQDSKSTEDTSMEVVANEDTCGKMDIDRKTSGKKKISMKDLRDEHGTYPVWVSGRQIKKAKARKQGKKAKRAGKGRRTAKGKGLEW; encoded by the exons atgGCAAAGAGCATGCGCAGCAAACGGAAGAGGGCGTTCCGCGCCCTGAAGAGGGAAAAGTACGCCAAGAAAGAACTTGTGAAGCTGAAGCAGCTGCTGGGTGTGGGGGACCAGGAGATGAAGGAAGCTGGCAGCAGTCAGTCTGAGGGTACGGCAGCAGAGAAATCTACACAAGACTCCAAAAGTACTGAGGACACCAGCATGGAAGTTGTTGCaaatgaag ACACATGTGGCAAGATGGACATTGACAGGAAGACGTCTGGAAAGAAAAAGATTTCCATGAAGGACCTTCGTGACGAACACGGTACCTACCCCGTCTGGGTCAGCGGCAGACAGATCAAGAAGGCCAAGGCCAGAAAACAGGGCAAGAAGGCAAAGAGAGCAGGGAAGGGGAGACGTACGGCCAAGGGGAAAGGACTAGAGTGGTAG
- the LOC136434782 gene encoding mitochondrial mRNA pseudouridine synthase RPUSD3-like — protein sequence MAMLPKRLLREVDVLFLTRIHRLLSSKAGQSQHFPISARTRVKCLSDVHVSRRTKTSTVRHSFSNPVANVATASSAVCKRQLSAERDDDIPWFLDPQNPLEMVEHLDDRELEVQRGKQEVSEDLGSVKKASEKKVSEKKNILNGRTIPRIDKLTKKQLLGRIQSRGIVYDDGHIVAINKLAGLPVQGQNPEQLSLNSLLPELGAVLEAPDLSIVKPLDWHLSGIVLLARTPEARAEVFNVTKAATQRNKFYRKYWGVVIGTLDSPEGEIKCHLAQQKIGDHTMTVPVLNPTQAAVRRKEARNCLTRYKVLSQGQGYALVQLEPRQMFVDQLQVHLSTKLCSILGDHVYSSRVGSVAGMPALMEPTNVGPRTQRVPKDILKKMNLRAIQMHQVPVHLHCGEMVLPRYRGRDVRITAPLPKHFLWTLQLLGLKDPTQDL from the exons ATGGCGATGTTACCCAAGCGACTTCTTCGGGAGGTGGACGTCCTGTTTCTAACTCGGATTCATCGCTTACTGTCCTCCAAAGCCGGCCAAAGCCAACATTTTCCAATATCGGCTCGGACCAGAGTCAAATGTCTGTCAGACGTTCACGTGTCTAGAAGGACAAAAACTAGTACAGTTCGCCACAGTTTCTCCAACCCAGTCGCCAACGTCGCCACCGCCAGTAGTGCCGTGTGTAAACGACAGCTTTCAGCTGAAAGAGATGACGACATTCCTTGGTTTTTGGATCCACAGAACCCTCTAGAAATGGTGGAACACTTGGACGATCGTGAACTTGAAGTTCAAAGGGGAAAGCAAGAGGTATCTGAGGATCTTGGTAGTGTTAAGAAGGCCTCAGAAAAGAAGGTATCGGAAAAGAAGAACATCTTGAATGGTCGGACAATACCGAGGATCGACAAACTTACGAAGAAGCAACTCCTGGGACGGATTCAGAGCAGAGGCATTGTTTATGATGATG GTCACATTGTAGCAATCAACAAGCTGGCAGGTTTACCTGTGCAAG GTCAGAATCCAGAACAGCTGAGTCTGAACAGTCTACTTCCTGAACTAGGTGCTGTACTGGAAGCTCCAGACTTGTCCATAGTCAAACCCTTAGACTG GCACCTATCTGGGATTGTACTGCTGGCCAGGACACCAGAAGCTAGAGCAGAAGTCTTCAACGTAACAAAAGCTGCCACACAACGCAACAAATTCTACAGGAAATACTG GGGTGTAGTTATTGGGACACTCGACTCACCTGAAG GTGAAATCAAGTGCCACCTTGCCCAGCAGAAAATTGGAGATCACACAATG ACTGTACCAGTGTTAAACCCAACTCAAGCTGCAGTGAGAAGAAAGGAGGCACGGAACTGTCTGACGCGGTACAAGGTCCTGAGTCAGGGGCAGGGATATGCACTGGTCCAGCTGGAGCCGAGGCAAA TGTTTGTGGACCAACTGCAGGTCCATCTGTCCACCAAGCTGTGCAGTATCCTGGGGGACCATGTGTACTCCTCACGTGTGGGGAGTGTCGCAGGAATGCCTGCACTCATGGAACCAACCAATGTAGGCCCAAGGACACAG AGGGTGCCGAAGGATATCCTGAAGAAGATGAACCTGCGTGCGATCCAGATGCACCAAGTCCCCGTCCACCTGCACTGTGGGGAGATGGTCCTGCCCAGGTACAGGGGACGGGACGTCAGAATTACTGCACCCCTCCCCAAACATTTCCTCTGGACACTACAGCTGCTAGGACTGAAGGATCCAACACAAGATTTATGA
- the LOC136434783 gene encoding B-cell lymphoma/leukemia 10-like — protein sequence MAGGGCTQEFDDEEEYYHVLKKEVLENLRSELCDNRLEFEKLLPYLRSQRTLDRDAEEIIERRPTSAEKISKFIDLIQQGGPNAFDIMCEAMTKKRTQVHLVTKLLKEFDRIKADPPSNLRLVTTEGSSDAGFTGVRVVESTAGLPVPGAPGGPSVPSVDDNVIERRTPSPTSAPYWAHS from the exons ATGGCGGGAGGCGGGTGCACACAGGAGTTTGACGACGAAGAGGAGTATTACCATGTTCTCAAAAAGGAG GTCCTTGAAAATCTTCGGAGCGAGCTGTGTGACAACCGACTGGAGTTTGAGAAGCTCCTACCGTACCTCAGGTCGCAGCGGACGTTAGATCGCGACGCGGAGGAAATCATCGAAAGACGCCCGACGTCTGCGGAAAAGATCAGCAAATTCATCGACCTGATACAACAGGGCGGTCCCAATGCATTCGACATCATGTGTGAGGCTATGACTAAGAAAAGGACCCAAGTGCACTTAGTTACAAAATTACTGAAGGAATTTGACAGAATAAAGGCAGATCCACCCT CGAACTTGAGACTTGTGACGACAGAAGGGTCAAGTGATGCTGGCTTTACTGGTGTCAGGGTTGTGGAGTCAACAGCAGGGTTACCAGTTCCCGGTGCGCCGGGCGGTCCGTCCGTACCAAGTGTGGACGACAATGTCATCGAACGGC GCACACCGTCTCCAACTTCTGCTCCTTACTGGGCCCATTCCTGA